In Myxocyprinus asiaticus isolate MX2 ecotype Aquarium Trade chromosome 3, UBuf_Myxa_2, whole genome shotgun sequence, the following proteins share a genomic window:
- the LOC127417185 gene encoding cytotoxic granule associated RNA binding protein TIA1-like isoform X2, translating to MMMMMMDEDQPKTLYVGNLSRDVTEALILQVFSQIGPCKSCKMIIDTAGNDPYCFVEFYENRHAAAALAAMNGRKILGKDMKVNWASMPSSQKKDTSNHFHVFVGDLSPEISTDDVRAAFAPFGKISDTRVVKDLATGKSKGYGFISFINKWDAEGAIQQMNGQWLGGRQIRTNWATRKPSAPKSNNEASNKHLSYEEVLNQSSPSNCTVYCGGIASGLSASSESPSFS from the exons atgatgatgatgatgatggacgAGGATCAGCCCAAGACATT GTATGTCGGGAACCTCTCCAGGGACGTGACGGAGGCCCTCATCCTACAAGTGTTCTCCCAGATCGGCCCCTGCAAGAGCTGTAAAATGATCATTGAT ACGGCTGGAAACGACCCATACTGCTTTGTGGAGTTCTACGAGAACAGACACGCTGCTGCAGCTCTGGCTGCCATGAACGGCAGAAAGATATTAGGAAAG GATATGAAAGTTAACTGGGCCTCAATGCCAAGCAGTCAGAAGAAAGATACCAGTA ATCATTTCCATGTCTTTGTTGGTGACCTAAGCCCAGAAATCTCTACAGATGACGTCAGGGCAGCCTTTGCTCCTTTTGGGAAGATATC GGACACCCGTGTGGTGAAGGACTTGGCCACAGGCAAATCAAAAGGATACGGTTTTATCTCCTTCATTAATAAATGG GATGCAGAGGGTGCCATTCAGCAAATGAATGGCCAGTGGCTGGGAGGCAGACAGATCAGAACAAACTGGGCCACAAGGAAGCCGTCTGCTCCCAAATCAAACAATGAAG CCAGTAACAAACACTTGTCCTATGAGGAGGTTCTGAACCAGTCGAGTCCCAGTAACTGCACTGTGTATTGTGGTGGAATTGCTTCTGGCCTTTCAG cttcttcagagTCGCCATCCTTTTCCTAG
- the LOC127417185 gene encoding cytotoxic granule associated RNA binding protein TIA1-like isoform X1 yields MMMMMMDEDQPKTLYVGNLSRDVTEALILQVFSQIGPCKSCKMIIDTAGNDPYCFVEFYENRHAAAALAAMNGRKILGKDMKVNWASMPSSQKKDTSNHFHVFVGDLSPEISTDDVRAAFAPFGKISDTRVVKDLATGKSKGYGFISFINKWDAEGAIQQMNGQWLGGRQIRTNWATRKPSAPKSNNEASNKHLSYEEVLNQSSPSNCTVYCGGIASGLSDQLMRQTFSPFGQIMEIRVFPEKGYSFVRFDSHEGAAHAIVSVNGTCIEGHTVKCYWGKETADMRSMQQMQLPQQNKPTYPAQSYGQWGQSYGNGQQMGQYMANGWQMPYGVYGQAWNQQGYK; encoded by the exons atgatgatgatgatgatggacgAGGATCAGCCCAAGACATT GTATGTCGGGAACCTCTCCAGGGACGTGACGGAGGCCCTCATCCTACAAGTGTTCTCCCAGATCGGCCCCTGCAAGAGCTGTAAAATGATCATTGAT ACGGCTGGAAACGACCCATACTGCTTTGTGGAGTTCTACGAGAACAGACACGCTGCTGCAGCTCTGGCTGCCATGAACGGCAGAAAGATATTAGGAAAG GATATGAAAGTTAACTGGGCCTCAATGCCAAGCAGTCAGAAGAAAGATACCAGTA ATCATTTCCATGTCTTTGTTGGTGACCTAAGCCCAGAAATCTCTACAGATGACGTCAGGGCAGCCTTTGCTCCTTTTGGGAAGATATC GGACACCCGTGTGGTGAAGGACTTGGCCACAGGCAAATCAAAAGGATACGGTTTTATCTCCTTCATTAATAAATGG GATGCAGAGGGTGCCATTCAGCAAATGAATGGCCAGTGGCTGGGAGGCAGACAGATCAGAACAAACTGGGCCACAAGGAAGCCGTCTGCTCCCAAATCAAACAATGAAG CCAGTAACAAACACTTGTCCTATGAGGAGGTTCTGAACCAGTCGAGTCCCAGTAACTGCACTGTGTATTGTGGTGGAATTGCTTCTGGCCTTTCAG ATCAGCTGATGAGACAGACATTCTCACCATTTGGGCAGATAATGGAGATCCGGGTTTTCCCAGAGAAAGGCTACTCATTTGTGAG GTTTGACTCTCATGAGGGTGCTGCCCATGCTATAGTGTCCGTGAATGGGACCTGCATCGAGGGCCACACTGTAAAGTGCTACTGGGGCAAAGAAACAGCCGATATGAGATCCATGCAGCAAATGCAGTTGCCGCAG CAGAATAAACCTACCTATCCTGCCCAGTCTTACGGACAGTGGGGCCAGTCATATGGCAACGGTCAACAAATGGGCCAGTATATGGCCAATGGCTGGCAGATGCCTTATGGAGTCTACGGGCAGGCCTGGAATCAGCAGGGATATAAATAA